A single genomic interval of Mesoplodon densirostris isolate mMesDen1 chromosome 8, mMesDen1 primary haplotype, whole genome shotgun sequence harbors:
- the LOC132495295 gene encoding ATP synthase F(0) complex subunit B1, mitochondrial-like, with amino-acid sequence MLSQVVLSAATAAAPSLKDVALLGPGVLQATRIFHKGQPSLAPVPPLPEYGGKVRLGLIPEEFFQFLYPKTGVTGPYVLGTGLILYLFSKEIYVITAETFSAISTTGVLVYVIKIYGASIGEFADKLNEQKTAQLREVKQASIKQIQDAVDLEKSQQALVQKFHYLFDVQRNNIAMALEVTYWERLHSAYKEVKNRLDYHISVQNMMRQKEQAHMINWVEKNVVQSISV; translated from the coding sequence ATGCTGTCCCAGGTGGTGCTTTCTGCcgccactgcagctgccccctCTCTGAAGGATGTAGCCCTCCTTGGCCCAGGGGTATTGCAGGCAACAAGGATCTTTCACAAAGGGCAGCCAAGTCTTGCCCCTGTACCACCTCTTCCTGAATATGGAGGAAAAGTTCGTTTGGGGCTGATCCCTGAAGAATTTTTCCAGTTCCTTTATCCTAAAACTGGTGTAACAGGACCCTACGTGCTCGGAACTGGGCTTATCTTATATTTATTCTCCAAAGAAATATATGTGATAACTGCAGAGACCTTCTCTGCCATATCAACAACAGGGGTTCTTGTCtatgtaattaaaatatatgGTGCCTCTATTGGGGAATTTGCTGATAAACTCAATGAGCAAAAAACTGCCCAACTCAGAGAAGTGAAACAGGCTTCCATCAAACAAATCCAGGATGCAGTTGATCTGGAGAAGTCACAGCAGGCACTGGTTCAAAAGTTCCATTACCTTTTTGATGTCCAGAGGAATAACATTGCCATGGCCTTGGAGGTTACTTACTGGGAACGGCTGCATAGTGCATACAAGGAGGTAAAGAATCGCCTGGACTATCACATCTCTGTGCAGAATATGATGCGTCAAAAGGAACAAGCACACATGATAAACTGGGTGGAGAAGAATGTGGTACAGAGCATCTCTGTGTAG